CATGGTGCGCACGTCCAGCCACAACAGCCGGCCCGACAGGCTTTCGCCCACCCCGGACAGCAGTTTCAGGGCCTCTGCGGCCTGCATGCTGCCGATGATGCCCACGACCGGGGCGAACACGCCCATCGTGGCGCAATTGGCTTGCTCGACGTCGTCCGCTTCCGGGAACAGGCAGTGGTAACAGGGCGCGTTGTCATCGCGCAGGTCATAGACGCTGACCTGGCCGTCGAAGCGGATCGCGGCGCCCGACACCAGCGGCTTGCGGTGCTGCACGCAGGCGCGGTTGATGGCGTGGCGGGTGGCGAAGTTGTCGGTGCAGTCCAGCACCAGGTCTGCCTGGGCGACGGCGTCGGACAGGGCCTGGCCTTCCAGCCGCTCGACGCGGGCATGAACACGGGTCTGCGGATTGAAGGCCGCCAGCATGTCGCGCCCCGACTCGGCCTTGTGACGGCCGACGCTCGCGGTGGTATGCAGGATCTGGCGTTGCAGGTTGCTCAGCTCGACGACGTCGTCGTCGGCCAGGGTGATGTCGCCCACGCCGGCGGTGGCCAGGTAGAGCGCGGCGGGGGAACCCAGTCCGCCCGCCCCCACGATGAGCACACGCGCCGCCAGCAGTTTTTCCTGCCCTTCGATTCCCAGCTCGTCGAGCAGGATATGGCGGGCGTAGCGCAGCAGTTGCTCGTCGTTCATTTGTCCTTGCTGGGCTCGACTCCGGTCGGCGTGATCTTCATGCGCTGGGGCGTGCCGCCGCCGGCCTTGGCGTCAGCCTTGGCCTGGGCGCGGGCCGAACCCTTCTGCACGGGCTTGCCGGCCAGTACGTTCAAGGCCTGCTGCAGCTGGAAGTCGTCCTTGCCGCCGAATTCGAACACCTTGGCAGGCAGGTCGGCGTTATCTTCGCCGGCGCTGGACTTCACTTCGTTGGCGGTCTGCTGGTTGGACAGGTGGCGCTGCAGGTCGGCTTCGCGCGGCAGGCGGAACAGGTCGCCTTCGGCCGTGTCGGCGACGACGTAGTCAGGTTCGATGCCGGTGGCCTGGATGGAGCGGCCGCTGGGCGTGAAGTAGCGCGAGGTGGTCAGCTTGACCGCGGTGGTTTCGGACAGCGGCAGGATCACCTGCACCGAGCCCTTGCCGAAGGTGCGGTTGCCCAGGACCTTGGCGCGCTTGTGGTCCTGCAGCGCGCCGGCCACGATCTCGGAGGCCGAGGCGGAGCCAACGTTCACCAGCACCACCATCGGCACGGTCTTGGTCCAGGCCGGCAGGCCGGCCAGGTAGTTACTTTCGCCGCGGGCGTACTCCGAAGGCGTGGCCAGGTACTTATGGCGAGCGTCGGGAGTGCGGCCGTCGGTGGTCACCACCACCGAGTCAGGCGGCAGGAACGCGCCGGACACGCCGATGGCGCTGGTCAGCAGGCCGCCCGGATCGTTGCGCAGGTCCAGCACCAGGCCCTTGGGGGCTTCCTTGGCGCCGAGGTCCTTCAATTGCTTGGCCAGGTCGGAGCCGGTCTTTTCCTGGAACTGGGCGACGCGGACGTAGCCGATGCCGTTGTCCAGCATCTTGCTGCGCACGCTGCGCACCTTGATGATGTCGCGCACGATCTTCAGCACGATGGGCTGCGGACGGTCGGCGCGCATGATGGTCAGCGTGATCGGCGACTTGGGCGCGCCGCGCATCAGCTTGACGGCGTCGTTGAGCGTCATGCCCTTGGTGGGCGTGTCGTCGATCTTGATGATGAGGTCGCCGGCCATCACGCCAGCGCGGGCCGCGGGCGTATCTTCGATGGGGGAGATGACCTTCACGAAGCCGTCTTCGGCGCCGACCTCGATGCCCAGGCCGCCGAACTCGCCTTGCGTGGCCGTCTGCATTTCGCGGAAGGCGTCGGCGTCCAGGTAGGCCGAGTGCGGATCCAGGTTCGACACCATGCCGGAGATGGCATTGTCGATCAGGGTCTTGTCGTCGACGGCCTCGACGTAGTTGTTCTTGATGGCGGCGAACACATTGCTCAGCTGCCTGAGTTCGTCCAGTGGCAGAGGGCTGCCGCGCTGGGCGACCGCAGTCACGCCTACGCTGAGCAACACACCAGCCACCGCACCGATGGCAATCAGACCGAAACCGCGAAACTTACGAGTGCCCATGCACACTTCCCGAATTTTGTTTTCGCCGATGGGGTTTGGTAATTACCAACGACATCAATCTACTGCGCCAGCCATTGTGCCGGATCCACAGGAGCGCCACGATGGCGAATTTCAAAGTATAGGCCGGATTCCACTTGGCCGCCGGTCGCCCCGACCGTGGCGATGGTATCGCCACCCGTCACCGAATCTCCCACCCGTTTGAGCAGACTTTGGTTGTAAGCATAGACGGTCAGGTATTGCTGCCCATGATCCACAATGATGAGGTTGCCAAAACCCCGCAGCCAATCGGCGTAGACCACCGTGCCGGGGGCCACCACCTTGACCGGCGTGCCTTCAGCCGCGCGCAGCACCACTCCGCGCCATACGCCGCCGTCCGGGCGGTCGACCCCGAAACGTCCCTGCACCTGGCCGCGCACCGGCATGGACAGCCCGTGGCGCAAGCCGTTGCCGCCGCCCACCGGCGCGGCGCGCGCGGTCTGGGTCTGCTGAGCGGGCTCACTACGGGTTGGAGCGGGTTTTTCCTCTATAGGTTCCGCCTTTTTGGGCGGTTCCGCGGGTTTGGCCTGAGGCGGCGGTTCGGGCGTGGTCAGCCGCGACTGCTTCTGCTCGGCCGGGCGCAGTCCGGCAGCATCCGGGTCGGCCACCGCCACGGGACCGCGGTTCTGGCGCGAGGCGGCTTCGACCTGTTCGCGCGCCTGGGCGGCATCGCGGGCATCGCGGGCGTCACGCTCGCGCTTGGCATTGTCGGCGGCCTGCTTGGCGTTGTCGGCGGCGAGCTTGCGGTCAGCCTCGGCCTTCTTGCGAGCGTCTTCGGCGGCGCGGCGCTCGGCGTCGGCGCGCTTCTTGGCTTCTTCAGCGGCGCGGCGCGCTTCTTCCGCGCGGCGCACTTCCTCGGCCCGCTTGCGCGCTTCCTCGGCGCGGCGGGCGTCCTCGATCTGCTTGGCGATGGCCGCGTCCAGATCGGTGATGAGCCGCGACAGGCGCTGGTCGTCGCGTCCCAGTTTGTTGGCTTCGGCACGCTGGGCGGCGATCTGCCCTTCCAGCTGGGCCAGCAGCGTGGCGCGCTCCTTCTGCTGACCGACCAGCGCGGTCTTCTGCTCGGAGGTCTCGGCCACGACTTTTTCGATTTCGGCGCGGCGGGCGTCGGCGCGCCCCTGAAGGGCGGCCAGGCGCTCGATGTCCTCGCGCAGGGCCTGCACGGCCTTGGCGCGAGCCTGAGACACGTAATCCAGATAGCCCAGGTTGCGCCCCAGCACCTGGGGATCGTCGCCGGACAACAGGGCGGTCCAGGGTGACAGGCCGCTGGTGTACTGGGTGCGCAGCTGTTCGGCCAGTTCGGTGCGGCGCTTGGCCAGCACCACCTGCTGGGCGCCGATCTGTTTTTCCAGGCCGGTCAGGTCGGCCTGCGCCTGACGGTTGGCCTCGGCCAGCTCCCGCAGGCGCAGGTTGATCTTGGAAATCGCCGACTCGGACTGCTTGAGCGCGTCGGCGGCTTCCTTGCGGGCAGCCTCGCGGTCATCGATATCCTTTTGCAGGTTCTCGATGCGGTCGCGCAAGGCGGCCTGCTGCTTTTCCGCGTCGGACTGGCGGCCGGCGAGGTCATTGGGCGCGGCGCGAGCCGACAGCGCTCCACCGGTCAACATGACCGCCAACAACAACCCTGCCGCGCGACGCATAGGAATATCAGTCCTTCTTAGCCTTGCCCTGGGCTGCCACCGCAGCCATGGCCGCCTCGATCTCGGCGGCATCGCCCAGATAATAGTGGCGGATCGGGCGCAGGTCATCATCCAATTCGTACACCAGCGGCTGGCCGGTGGGAATATTCAGGTTGACGATGTCTTCGTCCGACACGTTGTCCAGGTGCTTGATCAGGGCGCGCAGGCTGTTGCCGTGGGCGGCGATCAGGACATTGCGGCCGGCGCGGATGGCCGGGGCGATGGATTCGTTCCAGAACGGCAGCACGCGAGCCACGGTGTCCTTCAGGCATTCGGTGGCGGGCAGCTGGTCGGCCGGCACCTTGGCGTAGCGCTTGTCGAAACGCGGATGGCGCTCGTCGTCCAGGGCCAGCGGCTCCGGGGCGATGGCGTAGGCGCGGCGCCAGACCAGCACTTGCTCGTCGCCGTACTTGGCGGCGGTTTCAGCCTTGTTCAGGCCTTGCAGCGCACCGTAGTGGCGTTCGTTCAGGCGCCAGGTCACGCCGACCGGGGTGTACATGGCGTCCATGGCGTCCAGGGCGATCCACAGGGTGCGGATGGCGCGCTTGAGCAGCGACGAGTAGGCCAGGTCGAAGGTGTAGCCTTCTTTCTTGAGCAGTTCGCCGGCCTTGCGGGCCTGTTCGCGGCCGGTCTCGGTGAGGTCGACGTCGGTCCAACCGGTGAAGCGGTTTTCCAGATTCCACTGGCTTTCGCCGTGGCGCATCAGAACGAGTTTGTGCATGATTTGGGACGCTTGTAACGCGGGTTAAAGTGAAGGAATGCGCTCATTTTATAATTGAGCGATTTTGCCCTTGATTTTGCCCCGGCGCACCCGCCCATTTCCGCGGCGCGGCGCATCAGGGTTTGCCTATACCAGGCTAGTCGCCGCACTTCAGGATGCCCCGTGGACCTTTTGCAATTCTTGATCGATAAAAACAACGTCTTCATCGTCGCCGTTGCCGTGATCTCCGGCATCATGCTGGCCATCCCCGCCCTGCGCAAAGGCCGCACCGGTTCGGCCGTGAGCACGACCGAGGCCATCCAGATGGTCAACCAGCGCCAGGCCGTATGGGTCGACGTCCGTCCCGCCGAACAGTTCCAGGCCGGCCACATCGCCCAGGCCCGCAACGTGCCGGCTGCCGATCTGGAGCAGAAAGCCGCCTCGCTGCCCAAGAACAAGCCGCTGGTCGTGGTTTGCGACAATGGCCGCGATTCGGCCCGCGCCGCCGCCAAGCTGCGCGCCCAGGGTTTCGCCGACGTCGTGCCGCTGGAAGGCGGCATGCGCGCCTGGTCGGCGGCCAGCCTGCCCGTGACCCAGAAGGGTTGAAGCCTGGGGCCTCGCCCCCATCTACCTATTCTTGTACTCACAGGAGCGCCCATGAATAAAGTCGTCATGTACAGCAAGGACTATTGTCCCTATTGCGCCCGCGCCAAGGCCTTGCTCGAGCAGCGCGGCGTGACCGACCTGGAAATCATCCAGATCGACCGGGACCCGTCCCAACGCGACGTCATGATCGAACGCACCGGCCGGCGCACCGTCCCGCAGATCTTCATCGGCGATACCCATGTCGGCGGTTGCGACGACCTGATGGCCCTGGACCGCTCGGGTGGCCTTGCCCCCATGCTGGCCAGCTAATCGCCCCTTTTTGCCCCTCCCACCAACGGAAACACTCATGGCTGATCAAGACCAAAACTCCCAGCAAGAAGGCGGCAACGCGCCCTCGTTCAATCTGCAGCGCGTCTACCTGAAAGACCTTTCGCTGGAAATGCCGAACGCGCCCCACGTCTTCCTGGAGCAGGAAGCGCCCCAGGTCGAGGTGAGCATCACCGTGGGCGGCCAACGCCTGGCTGAAACCGTGTTCGAAACCACGGTCACCGTCACCGTCACCACCCGCATCAACGAGAAGGTCGTGTACCTGGTCGAAGGCACGCAAGCCGGTATCTTCGAGGCCGCCAACATCCCCGAAGAACAGCTCGACCCGCTGCTGGGCATCGTCTGCCCGACCATGCTGTACCCCTACCTGCGCGCCAACATCGCCGACGCGATCACCCGCACCTCGATGCCGCCGTTGCACCTGACCGAAGTGAACTTCCAGGCCCTGTACGAGCAACGCCTGGCCGAGCTGCAACAGCAGCAAAGCGCCGCCAATGGCAACGGCAGCGACTCGGGCATCATCCTGCCCCCCGGCGCGACCCGCCAGTAAGGCAGCCACGGCGCCCCATGAAAAGAGCCCCCACGCCGCGCCTTCGGCTTGCTGCCCCCCGTGGGGGCGCTTTTCATCTTGAGGCGGCTCGGCGATGAAAAATCCCATCCAGCCACGCCTGCGCGTCGCCGTCCTGGGTGCGGGAAGTTGGGGCACCGCGCTGGCGGCGGCCGCCAGCCGCCGCCACGCCACCGTACTCTGGGCGCGCGATGCCGCGCAGGCCGCCGACATGGCGGCCTCGCACGAAAACGCGCGCTACCTGCCAGGCATCGCCCTGCCGCAGGCACTGAATATCTCCTCCGATCTCGACGCCACGCTGCGCAGCCTGCAAGAAGACGGCGCGCGCCGCCTGATCGTGCTGGGCGTGCCCGTGGCCGGCCTGACCGCCATCTGCGGCGAGCTGTCCCGCCGGCTGCCCGCGCTGGGATTACAGGACACGCCCATCGTCTGGACGTGCAAGGGCTTTGAAGCCGACACGGCCAGGCTGCCCCATGAAATCATGCGCGAGGCCTTGCCCGGCGCCACTGGCGGCGCATTGTCGGGCCCCTCGTTCGCGCGCGAAGTCGCGCAGGGCCTGCCGGTCGCGCTGACCGTGGCCAGCGACAGCCCCGCCTTGCGCGAAGCCACCACCGCCGCCTTCCATGGCGCGGCGCTGCGCGTGTATGCCAGCACCGACCTGGTCGGCGTGGAAGTGGGCGGCGCGCTGAAGAACGTGATCGCGGTCGCCTGCGGCATCGGCGACGGCCTGGCCCTGGGCACCAATGCCCGCGCCGCGCTGATCACCCGCGGCCTGGCCGAGATGACCCGCTTCGGCGTGGCGCTGGGCGCGCAGGCCGAGACCTTCGCCGGGCTGACCGGCCTGGGCGACCTGGTCCTGACCGCGACCGGCGAGCTGTCGCGCAACCGCCGCGTGGGCCTGGAGATCGGCGCCGGCCGCAAGCTGGCCGACATCCTGGCCAGCGGCATCACGGCCGAAGGCGTGCGCTGCGCGCGCGCTGCGCTGGACCGCGCCCGCGCCATCGGCGTCGAACTGCCCATCACCGAAGCCGTCTGCGCCGTGCTGTTCGACGGCGTGGCCCCCATGACGGCCGTGTCCGCCCTGCTGGCGCGCGACGCCCGCTACGAAAGCGGGGTAGCCAGCCAGCCGGAAGCGGCGCCGGACGACCGGCCCCACTGAGTCGCCCCAAAAACAAATACCCCGCACAACCCGAGGAGACATCCTTCATGACGCAAGCCCGCAAGTTCCGGGTCGGCCCGCTGCTACGCGGCCTGTGCCTGAGCCTGGCCGCGATTCTGCCGGCCGCCGCCCACGCCGACTGGCCCGACCGTCCGATCCACATGGTCGTGCCCTTCCCGCCCGGCTCGTCGCCCGACATCCTGGCGCGCACCATCTCGGAACCGCTGTCGCAGGCGCTGGGCCAGCCCATCGTGATCGACAACAAGCCGGGCGCGGGCGGCAACATCGGCACCCGCATCGTGTCGCAGGCCAAGCCGGACGGCTACACGCTGCTCTACACGATCAACGGCCCGCTGGTCACCGCCCCCACGCTGTACAAGAAGACGCTGGGCTACGACCCGCTGCGCGATCTGCAGCCGGTATCGCTGGTGGGCACCAGCCCCAACGTGCTGGTCGTGCCCAGCAGCCTGAAGGTCGATAACGTCAAGGACTTCGTCGCGCTGGTGAAGGGCCGCGGCAATTCGCTGAACTACGGTTCCGTCGGCCCGGGCAGCTCGGCCCACCTGGCGATGGAGATGTTCAAGGAAAGCGCGGGCGTGGACCTGGCGCACATCCCCTATTCCGGCTTCCCGCAGGTCATCTCGGCCATCATCGGCGGCGACGTCCAGGCCGGCTTCATGGTGCCGGCCATCGCCGTGCCCCAGGCGCGCGACGGCAAGGTGAAGCTGCTGGCCGTGACCAGCCTGCAGCCCAGCGAGGCACTGCCGGGCGTGCCGACGATGGCGTCCCAGGGCTATCCGGACTTTGAAGCCATTTCCTGGAACGCCGTGCTGGTTCCGGCCGGCACGCCCACGCCCATCGTCGAACGGCTCAACAGCGAGCTGGCGCGCATCATCGGCAGCGACGCGGTGCGCAAGCAGCTGGCGCTGCAGTACTTCACGCCCGCGCCGTCCACGCCCGAAGCCCTGACCGCCCGCATCAAGAATGAAAAGGCGCGCTGGGATCAGGTGATCGAGAAGTTGAATCTGTCGCTGGACTGATTGCAGCCCAGCCGTGACGGGCCGGGCGCGCCGGATTCAGCGCGCCCCGTCACACTCCCCCTTCATACCCCTGCTGGCGCCAGGCCTCGAACACCGTCACCGCGACGGCATTGGACAGGTTCAGGCTGCGTTGGCCGGCGCGCATCGGCAGGCGCAGGCGCTGCTGGGGCGGGAACATCGCCTGATGTTCCTCCGACAGGCCCGCGGTTTCGCGGCCGAACACGAACACGTCGCCCGGCTTGAAGCCGATGTCCGCCACGCTGCGCTGCGCGTGCGTGGTCAGCGCGTAGATGCTGGACGGCGCGGCGCCGGTATCGGCCAGGGCCTCTTGCAGCGTGTCATGCACGCGGACCGGCTGCCATTCGTGGTAATCCAAGCCGGCGCGGCGCATGCGGGCGTCGTCGAGCTCGAAGCCCAAGGGACGCACCAAGTGCAATTGCGCGCCCGTATTGGCGCACAGGCGGATGGCGTTGCCGGTATTGGGCGGGATTTCGGGACAAACGAGGATGACATGGAACATGGTGCTCGGGACTCGGGACGACTTGCGGCGGAAACGTCGCCGCACACCGGGAATTGTCGCCGATTTGCCTGCGGGCCGGCTCAGGGCGTGCGCGCGGCCACCAGCACCATGACGTCCGCCGCGCCCGCCGCCCGCAGCGCGGCGGCGGCCGCGTTGGCGGTGCTGCCGGTGGTCATGACGTCATCCACCAATAGCAGCTGCCGGCCGCGCACGTCGCCCACGCAATAGAACAGGTTTTGCGCCCCGAGCCGGCGGGCCTGGCGGCCCTGTGCGGTCTGCCGGGGCGTCTCGCGCCGGCGCCGCAGCAGCCCGCGCGCCAGCGGCAGCCCCAGCTCCGCCGCCAGGCTGCGCGCAATTTCACCGGCCGGATTCATGCCACGCTGGCGCAGCGATGCGCGGCTGGCGGGAACGGCCGCCAGCAAGGCGCCGTCCGGTACCGGACCGTCGCGGGCGACGGCAGCCGCGATCAACCGGGCCAACACCGGCGCCATGCTGAGCCGCAGGCGGGTCTTCAGCATCAGGATCAGGGTGTCGGCGGGCGGCGCGTAGTCGAAGGCGGCAATCGTGCGCGAAAACGCCCGGGGCGCGCCCAGGCAGGCGGCGCAGTGCGGCGCGTCCGGACGCAACCGCAGGGCGCAAAAAGGGCAGCGGCGCGGAGCATGGCCGCGCGCGACGGCCGGGGCCGCGGCCCCGGCCCCGGCCCCGGCCCCGGCCCGGTGGAGAGCATCCCCGCAGATATCCGCCTCGCAGCCCGCGCAAAGCTGCGCACCCGCCACCCGGGCGCCGCACAAGGGGCAATCGCAACCGACCCGCGACAGCAGCCACCGCCCCATGGCCCGTAGGGGCAATCGGAAGCCGCGGCCGGGATGCGCAATAATGGATGCCATCCCTCATGAAACCATGATCCGCCCGTGTTGCAGACGCGGGCGCGACCGAAATGTCCCTGCCAGAATCCGCAACGCTCCCCTCCCTGCCCATCGTCAGCGCTGACGTACCCCGGCAATTCGCCCGCCGCGGCGACCTGGCCGAGGCCCAGTTCCTGTACGGGGAAGTCGCCCGCCGCATGCTGGGCCGCCTGCAATACATTCGGGTCCAGCCGCAAGCCATGCTGGACGCAGGCTGCGGCGCAGGCGACAACCTGCCGCTGCTGCGCGAACGCTATCCCGACGCCGCCTATACCGGCCTGGACAACTGCGAACCGCTGCTGGAACAGGCGCGCAAGCGCTACGCCCCCGCCGGCCTGTCGGCCTGGATCGGCAAGCTGGCGCGCCGCGGCCCGGCCGCCCCTGCCTTCGTCAATGCCGACCTGGCGGCGACGGGCCTGGCGCCCGAATCACTCGAACTGGTGTGGTCCAACCTGGCCATGCACTGGCACCGCGCCCCGCACGCCGTGCTGGCGGAATGGCGGCGCGTCCTGAAAGTCGGCGGGCTGGCGATGTTCTCCTGTCTGGGGCCGGCCACGCTGCGCGAGCTGCGCCAGGCCCTGGACGATGCCGGACTGCGCACGGCCACGCCGTCCTTCGTGGACATGCATGATTTCGGCGACCTGTTGGTGGAAAACGGCTTCGCGGATCCGGTCATGGACCAGGAGATCCTGACCCTGACCTACCGCAGCCCGGAAAAGCTGCTGCAGGACGTGCGCGCGCTGGGTGGCAACCCGGCCGAAGGCCGGCGCGGCGGGCTGGTGGGCCGCGACTGGCGCGACCGCCTCTGCGCCGCACTGGAAGCGCAGCGCCGGCCCGACGGCCTGATTGTCCTGAGCATTGAAGTCGCCTACGGCCACGCCTGGCGCGCCGCCGCGCATCGCACCGTGGCCGGTGAAACCCGGCTGTCGGTCAGCGCGATTGGCGGCCGGCACCGCGCGCCCTGATCGGGGCGGCAGAGGCTGACCGGCGGAGCCGGCGCCTTGCGAGCGCCGGCCTTCCCGCCTAGTGCAGCCGTTCCGGCATCGGCACGCTGACCCCGGGCTCGGAAGCCGGCAGCGCCGACATAGGCTCTGAGGTTGCGCGAATACGGCGCCTCAAGACTGCCGTCGGTTCCGCGGGCCCTACGCCAGGCGAGGCCGCGCCGCGCCAGGCGTTCGACATGGCCTCCACCACCAGCGGCAGGTCGCGCAAGCGGTGGAACTGGCTGCGCAGCCAGCGGGAATCGTTGCCGCTGCGCATGGATTCGTCGCGCAGGGCAGCGATCATGTCGCCCGTGCCCAGCTCTTCCGCCACCGGCATCAGGCGCTGGAACAGGTTGCGCAGGTGGTCCATCAGCCGCAGACGCTGGCCGTCCGGCGTCACGTAGCTGCCCTGCAGACCGAAGCGGCAGGCCTGGAAGTGGTTGCTGCGGTAGGACAGCCAGGCGCCGTCGCCCGGGTCGCCCTCGCGCATCAGCAGCACCGCCAGGGCCTGGGCGAAGGCTGCCAGCTGGCAAGCCCGCTCGACCGTCAGCGGCGTGTCGCATACGCGGATTTCGACGGTGCCGAATTCCGGCTTGGGACGAATGTCCCAGTACAGGTCCTTGATGCTTTCCGCCAGGCCATAGGCGCGCAGCTGCGCCAGATGGGCCTCGAACTGGTACCAGTCCTTCACTTCGGGCGGCATGTGGCCGGCCAGCGGGAAGCTGTTGACCGCGTTCAGGCGCGAGCACGAAAACAAGGTGTCCACCCCCTCGCAATAGGGCGACGAGGCCGACAAGGCGATAAAGTGCGGCACATAGGGCGACAGGCGGCGCAACAGTTTGATGGAATCGTCGCCGCTCTTGACGCCCAGGTGGATGTGCTGGCCGAAGACCGTAAATTGACGCGCCAGGTAACCGTACATTTCGGCCAGGTACTGGAAGCGCGGGGTGTCCGAAATGGACCGTTCCTGCCACCGCATGAAGGGGTGGGCGCCGCCGCCGGCGACCGACACGCCCACGGCGTCCGCCGCTTCGATCAGCGCGTCGCGCATTTCGCGCATCTCGGCCAGGAGGCCCATGGGGTGCTCGTGCACCGAGGAATTCAGTTCAATCATGGACCGCGTGATTTCCGGTTTAACGCGGTCGGCGATGGGGTGGTTGGCCATTTGGGCCAGCAGCTCGTCCGAGGCTGCGGTCAGGTCAAAACTGCGCGGGTCTATCAGTTGCAGCTCGAGCTCGATGCCCAGGGTGTTGGGGGCCGACGAAATGAACGGGATCTGTTCCATCTCGGACTCCTTTCTGAATGTTTGATGAGGGTGTGCGCCGTTCGACCTTGAAGCCCGGAAACAGCCCGGGGGGCACTAGACGGCAGCTTGTGCACGCATGATAGCCGCTGTTTTGTGGCAAGAAGATGGAAAATCGTGACATTTATGTGCAACATCACGAAGCAATCGGTTTTTCCCTGTGAAGGAAAGTGAGCGAGCGCTCACGGCATAGAAACGGCGCGGCCTCCCGGCCTGCGGCGGCCGGACAGCAAGCGCTCAAGGGGCTTCCGAGAGGGGGTGGGACAACCCTTATAAGGGTTATCCCTGAACTATTTCCGCCAGAAAATAGGGGTGAACAGCACCAGCACCGTCAGCAGTTCCAGGCGCCCGATCAGCATCGCGAAGGTGCAGACCCAGATCTGGAAATCGGACAGGACGGCGAAGTTGCCCATGGGGCCGAC
The sequence above is drawn from the Achromobacter xylosoxidans genome and encodes:
- a CDS encoding YbdK family carboxylate-amine ligase; protein product: MEQIPFISSAPNTLGIELELQLIDPRSFDLTAASDELLAQMANHPIADRVKPEITRSMIELNSSVHEHPMGLLAEMREMRDALIEAADAVGVSVAGGGAHPFMRWQERSISDTPRFQYLAEMYGYLARQFTVFGQHIHLGVKSGDDSIKLLRRLSPYVPHFIALSASSPYCEGVDTLFSCSRLNAVNSFPLAGHMPPEVKDWYQFEAHLAQLRAYGLAESIKDLYWDIRPKPEFGTVEIRVCDTPLTVERACQLAAFAQALAVLLMREGDPGDGAWLSYRSNHFQACRFGLQGSYVTPDGQRLRLMDHLRNLFQRLMPVAEELGTGDMIAALRDESMRSGNDSRWLRSQFHRLRDLPLVVEAMSNAWRGAASPGVGPAEPTAVLRRRIRATSEPMSALPASEPGVSVPMPERLH
- a CDS encoding methyltransferase domain-containing protein → MSLPESATLPSLPIVSADVPRQFARRGDLAEAQFLYGEVARRMLGRLQYIRVQPQAMLDAGCGAGDNLPLLRERYPDAAYTGLDNCEPLLEQARKRYAPAGLSAWIGKLARRGPAAPAFVNADLAATGLAPESLELVWSNLAMHWHRAPHAVLAEWRRVLKVGGLAMFSCLGPATLRELRQALDDAGLRTATPSFVDMHDFGDLLVENGFADPVMDQEILTLTYRSPEKLLQDVRALGGNPAEGRRGGLVGRDWRDRLCAALEAQRRPDGLIVLSIEVAYGHAWRAAAHRTVAGETRLSVSAIGGRHRAP